Below is a genomic region from Raphanus sativus cultivar WK10039 chromosome 4, ASM80110v3, whole genome shotgun sequence.
AGCACTACAGGAGTCGAATTTCCAGGCTGGATCTGACGTGTCTCAACCAGGAGGGATGAAAAcagttctttatatataaagataatattaagagataaccaaaaatattttaaagatgttATTGGTTAAGTTCAATTTATCTATTTCGGTTAagatttagtttaatttaagttggtatgtTTCATTTTATAGGAGGCTTGATATATTCTAgtaacaactatgaaagagccCAAATCTAAATGACAACTATAAGTAGTAGATAAAAACCAATccttaaattaatagattaaataTTAAAGTATTTGTACTCTATACACACAAAATCTACCTTATTTGCATTCATTTTCCTATTTCCCCCCAATTTTCTTCCTCCTATCTTTATTATTTTCCCTCCATTCTATAGTATCCCACTTATTTTAGTATTAAGCTAATTTGCTCGAAATATTATCCAATTTTTTTACGGtggttattattttttaaacatgaGAATTTTCTATACAgcttttttattataactatttGAGTAAAAATATTTGGGAATAAGATTAGTTAAGTTTTCTTTGTCATAATAAGATTAGTTAAGTTAATAACTTGGAATTCACAGTGACATGAGAATCTACTTGAGAATAAGATTAGTTAATCAattctttattttaaatacCCTTTTTTGACATCCTTTAAATTCCctttgtatataataaattgcTAAAAAATTTCAACAATAGTTTTTTCCAAACAATAATATCTTAGTTAGGATAAATGTTTACATAAATATAGTAGATTTTTGTACCCGATGGTCCAACTATATATTCTGTACATTGATTTTTAATGGTTCTGTTTTAATATAGCAGATCATTTGaagaattaaatatatattaaaaattataattttggtttaatttggTTTTCTTCAAAATCAGAAGtggaaatatttatttataaattccTTTAAACATGAGGAGTTGAAAGGAACAGGGTACTAAGACCTGTGTATAAATAACTTGAAAAAAGATATTTGGTGTAAATTTTGATGAACAGTGAATTTATTGTAATTTGTTCTCTAAAATATGGTCAGTAATGTTTCTGATATTGGATTTTTTAAtcttaagattttaaatttttcataataagtgtcattttcacataaattaataaattattaaaaattgtttaattattatttgatacatattttattaattaattaattaattaaaaaggtaaaaactagaaaattcatttaatatgtttattacaaatgtaaaacaatatttttaatgaagAAATTAAAAGTGTCAAATGAAACTTAATATAAAAGACAGAGAatattattcttcttttttggaagaaaaatattgtgttttgaaaatcaaaatctgtttttttttttttttttttggtcaatcaaaatctgttttaatacattttatttcATGATCCCTCCTCAGTCCTCACCTTGTTAGTTAAGAGATTAAGGAAACCTCCCCAAGTAAGCAAAGAAAGTTAATATTGTAAATATCTGCGGATGACTTCTCGGTGACAGAGACCACTTTATAAAAGAATCTATTGTCTGAAACTTTCCCTTTCCAAATgcagaagatgatgatggggaAAAATCACGGCGTTGAATCTAGCGGCCAAAGCGGAGGAAAGATCGGTTCTGATTCTTCGCCGTTCGATTCCTTCCCGTTGGATTGCATCTCCAAGATAGTCTCATTCACAAGTCCACGTGATGCCTGCGTCGCCGCTACGGTGTCGAAAGCCTTTGAATCTGCGGCCAAGTCAGATGTCGTGTGGGAGAAGTTCCTTCCCCCGGAGTACGCATCTCTGGTTCCTTCATCGCGTCATTTTTCGTCGAAGAAGGTGCTCTACTTCGCGTTTTGCGAGGAGCCTCTTCTCATCGACGATGGTACAAAGGTATAATAATAATCCAATAAGTTCTGGTTTGAGGAGAACCATGATCTGTGATGCTAATGAATGATTCTGTTTTGCTCTTGAAATCAAAAAGAGCTTTTGGTTAGAGAAAGCAAGTGGGAAGAGGTGTTTAATGTTATCTGCGATGAACATCTCAATCATATGGGGAGATACTCCACAGTATTGGAAATGGATTTCGATTCCTGAAGCTAGGTAGCTACTCTTTGTCCATTTTGTAATACACTGTGATTGGTTAAGAGACTTGGTGGTGTGCGTGTGTTTACAGGTTTAAAAGTGTTGCGAAACTTCGTCATGTATGTTGGTTTGAGATTCGAGGGAGGGTGAAAACTCGTGTCCTATCTCCAAAAACTCGTTACTCGGCTTACCTCGTGTTCAAGAAAACGGATAGTTGTTATGGCTTTGATGATGTGGCTGTAGAAGCTGGGGTTGGAGTGGTGGGTCATGAAGCTTCTACAAGAACCATATGCTTTGAAACGGATGTGGATAATGAGCGAGAGATGAGATGGATATACCCAGAGGAGAGGAAAGATGGTTGGATGGAGGTTGATCTTGGGGAATTCTTCAATGGAGAGGAGATGATGAATGGTGATGAGATTGAGATGAGTGCTTTAGAGACTAGGGACCTCGGTTGGAAGCGTGGCTTGATCATTCAAGGAATTGAAATCCGTCCTGCGAAAATCcaataaagagaaaataatgCCGGGAGTGAAGAGGTACAATCCAATTGATAGACAAGTGTGTTTGTTATATAATGAACAACTTTGATCAAGGTTGAATCCTGTTAGTTGGTATATGTAAAACCGGTTTTATCCGGTTATGCTTTTGTAGTAAATGAGTATTTCCGTGGACGGAAAACTTGTAGTGTTTCTGGATTTTGTCATAGTACTAGGTTGGGTCTGAGAAAAAAACCGGAATCGAACCGGAATATCTGAACTGGATCTTAAATATCCAAATcgttcttatatttttatattcaaaataactGAATCGAAGCAGAACCGAAACGAGAACCGAACATGTactcaaatatataaaaatattgattatatatacatatatcataattaaattaattatatatacatataacataactaaatatatatttataactaaaaaatttctaaaagaatccaaaaatatttgaagataactacattattataaaatatccgAATTATCTGAACTATACAAAAGTATCTGACTCGTTTTATctgaaatatccaaaataatctgaaatatccaaatttttttatctaaatcattttaattatttgatgttttgCCTAATTAACAGATATTTTACCCGAATTACCCAAATTATCCAAACTACCAGAACCGGGACCATGACAGATAATAACTATTCTTTCGAGATATTTTTTGGTTCCTAATTTTACtatctgaaccgaaccgaacctaAAACTatctgaaccaaaccaaaccgaaattagGTCAAGTAGTAAATGGATCCTCTAACTCCATACCAGAAATCcgaaatccgaaatacccgaaccgaaccaaTATTCGTTGAATTCTATACCAACGgattaaatattatatctatataacAAAAATAGGGGTTATTGATAAGTGAATTCtcatgaattttgaaaattttgagatTTCATTGTTATTGGTTCTTGGATTTCAAAAATCTTAATATAATCTATTGTTATTagtttaagaattttcaaaatccattcaaattcctggttattcaatttttttgttatttattgaTTCTTTAATTGTAactaaatctagtgttattagGATATGAATTCTATTCATTTTTACTCATAAGacttaacttttaaaatatcatatgtatctttgtgattttcaaaattcatgtgATAATTGTTACCAAATATCTTATTGCAACTtaaattcaaattatatgtccaaaactataattcattacattttatatatctttacatttttgaatatataattatatttatattggtttatcacttttgaatatataattatattcataaatactaaaattttgaaaaaatttaaaatactttaaaaagcattttcaaatttcaaaaagaaaatttgaaacaaagaatttgaaaaaaatatcaaaactgttttataaaagtttgaatttgaaaacatataattcagaattatttttaatcattccTCTGTTActctttatatatctataaaacaaGTTTACCATTTTAATGAAATCGTTTTGGTAATCCAAATTCatgaaattttatatcaatCTAAAAAAGTTatgatcaaattttataaattaatatatatatacattttcacaatccacacaattttaaaaatctgttaactcttaaaattcataaattatatacaaattcatCTCCCACTAATCCCAAAATCAAGCATAACACTTGTTTTTGGTCAAATTATTAGATAGATGATGAGTATGCTATGTATAGGGGTGGATCTACAGTGTTCACGGATGGTGCAGCTGCCCCCActaaaaattacaaattgaTTTATTTGCATATAAGTAATGATTTATTCAACATGTCAAATgtttaaaatctatatattgTCCCTACTAGTGAAAGGTTAGAATCCCCACTAACctgttttattgtattttttctGTTTACTTTTCCATATGTCGTTACTACTACTTATTTTCCTCCTATGTTTGCCATGTTGGGTACTTAGACGCTGCGACCACTTCTAACGATCAAATTTACACATTAAAATAAGGAAAACAAATGGTGGAGACAAGCTGTAGCTGTACTTTTTACAAAGGTTGCCGGTGTGGCGGTGTTCTCCGTGACGTTATTTTACACAACGGAAACGAACTGCGTCTAATTTTAATGGTGGAAAACACGCCTACAAGCGGTGTTCTTTCTCCCCAAACTTGGGCAAGAAGTCAGTTATAATTTTGGTCTCCCTCACCATTGAAGTCAGTTATAGTTGTCTTCCCTTCGGTcagttcatgtattttttcaTCATTCAAAcccaattttatttttctatattttcttaacaatttATTCGattatttctattttgttttattttgttagtgtttcattttataattcttttaaaaaaaaatttgtataagtttaattttatttttaaaaatatatatttatataataatattaaatatttatattaattaattaactaatcaaattatttttattgattaattaattCTATTTTCCTCCAGTCAATTTTTTTCTAGATCTGCTACAAATTTTATGTCATGAAGGTTTTATATGCTTACATGACTTGACTTTATTATAAGATTTGTTTATCTGTTTTAACGAATCTCAAAAACCAAAAGCAACGTGAAACACATGAAGCGTGCAGAAATACATACGTGCACACTAATGGAAATAATGGTATTTCCGTAAATATGTGTGGGCGACTTGAGACAggtctttctttttgtttttcccATCGGCAGAGACTACTCGAGACGAATTCTTTAAAGTCTCAGCCTTACAGATTAAGGAAGATCATACAGATAGATACAAGTACAACTATGGGACAAGGCGCGTTCACAAAAAGGCGTTGATGGCAGACATGTCTATCTCAAAACTACCGAGACTATCTATAACTAAATTGAAGCTAACGTGACTAAACATTTACATTCGAAGTTGATATATagttttgatatgtttttagaatataataataattcatacaccatcattaattaaatttactagaatataacattaaaataataaaaaataaaaatatttttaaaatcaaaaatattattaattggatcaaaagaaaaagaaaatatattcgTCATTTGAAAggtggatcaaaatctagtaaaaattttaaaatattaacagagttttatttttaaatcttatttaattttaaaattttatctatacTCAAAGTTCAGGAAAACacctaaaattataaaaaaatattgattgcCAAGAGTAAATTGGCTTCTTTTTGTAAATCCAAGTAAAAACGATGCAGCGTGAAGAGGGGGAGGCACGCGGCACGTACTGATGCAAAAGAGGGCAGTTCTGTAAATATTTGCGGGCGACTTTCCACGAAGTCATTTTAAATTCCATAACAACAGAGGTGACTTTTGAAACAGTCACGAGTCTTTgtattaaaacataataaagcCCTGGCCTCTCCATCCCTTTTCCTCCACAATCTTCCAAAACGATGATGCAGGCAACGATGGGACAAAAACAAGGCGTTGAATCTAGAGGAGATATCATCACCACGGGGCCGTCGCCGTTTGATTTCTTGCCGGAGGATTGCATCTCCAAAATAATCTCCTTCACAAGTCCGCGTGACGCGTGCGTCGCCGCTTCGGTTTCTAAAAGCTTTGAATCTGCGGTTAAGTCAGATACCGTGTGGGAGAAGTTTCTTCCGCCGGAATATTCCTCTTTGATCCCACGATCGAGAGTTTTCTCGTCCAAGAAGGAGCTCTATCTCACCCTATGCGATGATCCTGTTCTCATCGAAGATGGCAAaaaggtaatatatatatatgtctatatATTCATTATTAGGGCGTGAGAATAATGATCTGTGTCGCTGATATTGGCACTGAATCATCATTGGTTCTaactttatatattgtaaaaaaaatttgtgattCAACCTAATTTCAGAGACACTCGTGAATATAATCAATGATTTATGTTGGAGAATTATGTGAATAAGGATAGTTTCTGATGGTTTgagtttatcattttaaaaatgatagaGCTTCTGGTTAGAGAAAGCGAGTGGGAAAAGATGTATTATGTTATCTTCCAAGGAAGTGTGGATCACATGGGGAAGTAGTCCACAATATTGGCGATGGGTTTCAATTCCTGAATCTAGGTACGTTACTCCTTATTCGGTTGTAATCACTCATTCTTATCATGATTATGAACATGTGAAAGAAATAATGTTGGAATGCAGGTTTGAGAAAATAGCAGAGCTTCTCAACGTGTGTTGGTTTGAGATTCGTGCGGGGATGCATACTCGTTACCTATCTCCAGGAACTCGTTACTCGGTTTACATTGTGTTCAAGACAGAGGACGGATGTCCTGGATTGGGTGATATCCCGGTAGAAGCTGGAGTTGGGTTGGTTGGACAAGAATCTTCTCAAAATTTGATATACTTTGTTGGGCCTAGTGGTCGAAGGAGAGATAGAGAAAGGAGAGATGTTACAAGACCAAAGGAGAGGGAAGATGGGTGGATGGAAGCTGAGCTTGGTGAGTTGTACAATGGATCATGCTGTGATGATATCTCGGTTAGTGTTGTTGAGATTAAATCTCCATATTGGAAACGTGGTTTGATTATTCAAGGATTTGAATTCCGCCCCTCAAAAACTCAGTAACAGCTATATGCAGTTTCTGGTTTATGGTTGTTTGCTTCAGTTCCATGTCTAAGCAAAGTGAAACGATTTGTTGTATTGTAATGTTTTCGAAATTTCAAGTCTTTTTGGATTGAATGTTTGCATGGTTTGATTTTGATCACATGAAGAAgtcaataaaaaaattgtgtgtTACTCCCTTGCTTATCAATGTTTTTGAATAGTATCCCAATGTATCTTCAGTTTGAAGTAAATCTTCACCAATAgtaaaacaatttaatttaaaaatgaaaagatgAATTGTATTCCTACAAATTCCACCATGTTAAAACCCCCTAAAGTTAGATCTGGTTTCATGCAATACGGTTTATGGTTTATGTCTGTAAAATGAGAAGCTTTGTTGTATCGTAATGTTTTGGGATCTTTAAGTTTCGGGATTGCAatgtattattttgattttatgttCACCATCTTCAAATGAAGAAATAtcattaaagaaaaattagaaaatgttTCGTTTTGCTTCTCAtctactccctccatttcatattataagtagttttagtaaaaaaatttgtttcacaatgtaagtagttttaatatttcaaagcaactttatatttattgaatagTGTATGACCAATTAAATAAtgttagttattttattattggttgaaataatacattaaatgatactttttaacaaatgattacttttttttaatattagtgcTTTTAgctaaaactacttacaatttggaacagagggagtataatgtTTTGTGTAGACTCTAGTGTTCTAAAATGATTCATTTTGAAGGAATCATTCTATACTAATAGGACCCTATTTACAactccaaaatattaaaaagtatgcATAGTATTCCTACAAATTTGGTGCCAAAACCATAAGCAAGTGAATTTTTTTGGATGTTGTGTAGTGTTCTTGAACTTGTGGTTTTGGTTTTCAAATTAGAAATGATGTTTGTACTTGTCAATCGACAATGCTTTTGTCACACTTTAGGATAACAGATCTGGATTTTTAATAAAGATTCATTAATCATATGAATATCAGAATAATACAGAAATCATATAACGGTCTGATATTTTTATCATATCATACTCTCATTATATATGAATAACTAGATATCTCGGTTCGACCACAATTCTAACTCGAATATAAAAACTCAATGAAAGCATTGGTAACAGactgaattataattataatacaacagcttttaaatattatagatatttattaatagatataaattaatttgataTTTGGCTTTATAgtcaataaaaaaatacatgcaTTTTTCAACCGCGGATCAAATCTAGTATTTATTTAATACTCACTCTCTTTAAATTTAGTTGTCTTTGTAGAattgattcaaaataaatattgttttatagttttattgCAGAATTTgttcaatttatatattactttttattggttaaaatacaATGA
It encodes:
- the LOC108849205 gene encoding F-box protein PP2-B10-like isoform X2, producing the protein MMMGKNHGVESSGQSGGKIGSDSSPFDSFPLDCISKIVSFTSPRDACVAATVSKAFESAAKSDVVWEKFLPPEYASLVPSSRHFSSKKVLYFAFCEEPLLIDDGTKSFWLEKASGKRCLMLSAMNISIIWGDTPQYWKWISIPEARFKSVAKLRHVCWFEIRGRVKTRVLSPKTRYSAYLVFKKTDSCYGFDDVAVEAGVGVVGHEASTRTICFETDVDNEREMRWIYPEERKDGWMEVDLGEFFNGEEMMNGDEIEMSALETRDLGWKRGLIIQGIEIRPAKIQ
- the LOC108851643 gene encoding F-box protein At2g02240 — translated: MMQATMGQKQGVESRGDIITTGPSPFDFLPEDCISKIISFTSPRDACVAASVSKSFESAVKSDTVWEKFLPPEYSSLIPRSRVFSSKKELYLTLCDDPVLIEDGKKSFWLEKASGKRCIMLSSKEVWITWGSSPQYWRWVSIPESRFEKIAELLNVCWFEIRAGMHTRYLSPGTRYSVYIVFKTEDGCPGLGDIPVEAGVGLVGQESSQNLIYFVGPSGRRRDRERRDVTRPKEREDGWMEAELGELYNGSCCDDISVSVVEIKSPYWKRGLIIQGFEFRPSKTQ
- the LOC108849205 gene encoding F-box protein PP2-B10-like isoform X1, whose translation is MQKMMMGKNHGVESSGQSGGKIGSDSSPFDSFPLDCISKIVSFTSPRDACVAATVSKAFESAAKSDVVWEKFLPPEYASLVPSSRHFSSKKVLYFAFCEEPLLIDDGTKSFWLEKASGKRCLMLSAMNISIIWGDTPQYWKWISIPEARFKSVAKLRHVCWFEIRGRVKTRVLSPKTRYSAYLVFKKTDSCYGFDDVAVEAGVGVVGHEASTRTICFETDVDNEREMRWIYPEERKDGWMEVDLGEFFNGEEMMNGDEIEMSALETRDLGWKRGLIIQGIEIRPAKIQ